A genomic region of Campylobacter corcagiensis contains the following coding sequences:
- the trpB gene encoding tryptophan synthase subunit beta codes for MNKKAYFGEFGGQFIPETAMFAVEELEKAYENIAKSKEFKDELNYLLKEYVGRPTPLYHAKNLSKHYKHEIYLKREDLNHTGAHKINNALAQTLLAKKMGKKKVIAETGAGQHGVATATAAALLGLECDVYMGEVDAKRQELNKFRMKLLGANVIEISEGLKTLKEATTAAIQAWVNEIESVFYVIGSVVGPHPYPKMVRDFQRIIGDETKAQLQQKGIKADYIIACVGGGSNAMGMFFPFLDDENVNLIGVEAGGLGADTPYHAATLTNGKEGILHGMKTIVLQDRYGRILPVHSISAGLDYPGIGPEHSHLFKTKKASYFPVSDDECINALKLLSQKEGIIPAIESAHALAYLEKLCPTLEEKSTIVVNISGRGDKDMDTVMNYQKGKIYG; via the coding sequence ATGAATAAAAAAGCATATTTTGGAGAATTTGGTGGTCAGTTTATCCCTGAAACTGCGATGTTTGCGGTAGAAGAACTAGAAAAAGCATATGAAAATATAGCAAAATCAAAAGAATTTAAAGATGAGTTAAACTATCTTTTAAAAGAGTATGTTGGTCGCCCAACACCGCTTTATCATGCAAAAAATTTAAGCAAACATTATAAACATGAAATTTATCTAAAAAGAGAGGATTTAAACCACACAGGTGCTCATAAAATAAATAACGCCCTAGCACAAACCCTACTAGCAAAAAAAATGGGTAAAAAAAAGGTTATCGCTGAAACTGGTGCTGGACAGCACGGCGTTGCAACAGCCACAGCTGCGGCACTTTTAGGACTTGAGTGCGATGTTTATATGGGCGAAGTTGATGCAAAAAGACAAGAGTTAAATAAATTTAGAATGAAGCTTTTGGGTGCAAATGTTATTGAGATTAGTGAGGGCTTAAAAACCTTAAAAGAGGCAACCACAGCTGCAATTCAAGCGTGGGTTAATGAGATAGAAAGCGTTTTTTATGTCATTGGCTCAGTTGTAGGACCTCATCCATATCCAAAAATGGTTAGGGATTTTCAAAGAATAATAGGCGATGAAACCAAAGCCCAACTTCAACAAAAGGGCATAAAGGCTGATTATATCATCGCTTGTGTTGGTGGTGGAAGTAATGCAATGGGAATGTTTTTTCCATTTTTAGATGATGAAAATGTTAATTTAATAGGCGTTGAAGCTGGTGGGCTAGGAGCTGATACACCTTATCACGCAGCAACGCTAACAAATGGAAAAGAGGGAATTTTACATGGCATGAAAACTATCGTTTTGCAAGACAGATATGGTAGAATTTTACCAGTTCATAGCATCTCTGCGGGGCTTGATTATCCTGGAATTGGACCTGAGCACTCTCATCTTTTTAAAACCAAAAAAGCCTCATATTTTCCAGTAAGCGATGATGAGTGCATAAATGCCTTGAAATTACTCTCACAAAAAGAAGGGATAATTCCAGCCATTGAGAGTGCTCACGCTTTGGCTTATTTAGAAAAACTTTGTCCAACTTTAGAAGAAAAATCAACCATTGTTGTAAATATTTCAGGGCGCGGGGATAAAGATATGGACACAGTTATGAACTATCAAAAAGGAAAAATTTATGGATAA
- the trpA gene encoding tryptophan synthase subunit alpha, with protein MDKIKKAFDEKLKNGKKANIGYIVGGYPDLNYTKELINNLDKCSLDILEIGIPYTDPLADGKVIFDASFKACQNGVTTDDVFKMLKECKTNKCLVFLVYYNLVFSYGLESFVKKAKEVGISGLIVPDLPCEESDKLFEICKNHGLSLIPLISVTSEYRLPKLLEKSSGFIYAVGSIGVTGGKQTPINRLKHMVGDIKNATNLPVAVGFGIRTNDDVKLTKSYADGAIVGTSIVKLCGNLSVGELLKEIDEIFKD; from the coding sequence ATGGATAAGATAAAAAAAGCTTTTGATGAGAAGTTAAAAAACGGCAAAAAGGCAAATATCGGCTACATAGTTGGTGGATATCCAGACTTAAACTACACAAAAGAGTTAATTAATAACCTTGATAAATGCTCTCTTGATATCCTAGAAATCGGCATTCCATACACCGACCCACTAGCTGATGGAAAGGTGATATTTGATGCTAGTTTTAAGGCGTGTCAAAACGGCGTTACAACTGATGATGTTTTTAAGATGCTAAAAGAGTGTAAAACTAATAAATGCTTAGTTTTTTTGGTTTATTATAATTTAGTTTTTTCATATGGGCTTGAGAGTTTTGTAAAAAAGGCAAAAGAGGTTGGCATAAGCGGTCTTATAGTGCCAGATCTACCTTGTGAAGAAAGTGATAAATTATTTGAAATTTGTAAAAATCACGGACTTAGTTTAATTCCACTAATTAGCGTTACATCAGAGTATAGACTTCCTAAACTTTTAGAAAAATCAAGCGGATTTATCTACGCAGTTGGGTCAATCGGCGTAACTGGTGGCAAACAAACGCCGATAAATAGGCTTAAACACATGGTAGGCGATATTAAAAACGCTACAAATTTGCCAGTTGCAGTTGGCTTTGGGATTAGAACAAATGATGATGTAAAACTAACTAAAAGCTACGCTGATGGGGCAATTGTTGGAACTTCTATAGTTAAGCTTTGTGGAAATTTGAGTGTGGGCGAACTTTTAAAAGAGATAGATGAAATTTTTAAGGATTGA
- the fldA gene encoding flavodoxin FldA gives MSFAVIFGSSMGSTEEAAGLIADSLGTKALNVSDCDANTLNSYDGLICGTSTWNDGELQDDWDSFDFDSLNLSGKTVALFGLGDSLSYSDSFCDGMGILYENFKKAGANIVGEVSTDGYEFDESRAVVNGKFVGLVLDYDNESEKSEDRISNWVSQIKKYFN, from the coding sequence ATGTCATTTGCAGTTATTTTTGGCAGTTCTATGGGCAGTACTGAAGAGGCTGCGGGTTTAATAGCAGATAGTTTAGGCACTAAAGCTTTAAATGTATCAGATTGTGATGCTAACACTTTAAATAGCTATGATGGTTTAATATGTGGAACTTCAACTTGGAATGATGGCGAACTTCAAGATGACTGGGATAGCTTTGACTTTGATAGTTTGAATTTAAGTGGCAAAACTGTAGCTCTTTTTGGGCTTGGTGATAGTTTGTCTTACTCTGATAGTTTTTGCGATGGTATGGGAATTTTATATGAAAATTTTAAAAAAGCTGGAGCAAATATTGTAGGAGAAGTTAGTACTGATGGATATGAATTTGATGAAAGTAGAGCAGTAGTAAACGGTAAATTCGTAGGACTTGTGCTTGATTATGATAATGAAAGTGAAAAAAGTGAGGATAGAATTTCAAACTGGGTAAGTCAAATAAAAAAGTATTTTAACTAA
- a CDS encoding DUF2325 domain-containing protein: MSVLVVGADEITPIKAVLSDLGAKKIEHWDARNENRVNRKVIPADTECVVMLTSFLNHNTMKKIKGDAKKRNIPIVCAKRSVSCVYCEFCKVFGMDKEFSCKGEC, from the coding sequence ATGTCAGTATTAGTAGTAGGAGCAGATGAGATAACGCCTATAAAGGCTGTTTTATCGGATTTAGGGGCTAAAAAGATTGAGCATTGGGATGCAAGAAATGAAAATAGAGTTAATAGAAAAGTAATTCCTGCTGATACAGAGTGTGTAGTTATGCTTACATCTTTTCTTAATCATAACACAATGAAAAAAATCAAAGGTGATGCTAAAAAACGAAATATTCCTATTGTTTGTGCAAAAAGAAGCGTTAGTTGCGTATACTGTGAGTTTTGTAAGGTTTTTGGCATGGATAAAGAGTTTTCTTGTAAAGGCGAGTGCTAA
- the nifJ gene encoding pyruvate:ferredoxin (flavodoxin) oxidoreductase, with amino-acid sequence MSKIMKTMDGNEAAAYAAYAFTEVAGIYPITPSSPMADYTDIWASQGKKNLFGMPVKVVEMQSEAGAAGAVHGSLQVGALTTTYTASQGLLLKIPNMYKIAGQLLPGVIHVAARSLASQALSIFGDHQDVYACRQTGFAMLASDCVQEVMDLAGIAHLAAIKGRVPFLHFFDGFRTSHEIQKIEVMDYKVFDRLLDKEAVQKFRDESLNPENPKTRGTAQNDDIYFQTRELPNRFYNAIPDIVADYMKEISKVTGRDYKPFNYYGDPEATRVIVAMGSVNQTLEEVVEYLNKKGEKVGIIKVHLYRPFSLKYLFDVVPKSVEKIAVLDRTKEPGSLGEPLYLDIKAAFYGKDNAPLIIGGRYGLSSKDVDPAQMIAVFDELKKENPKNGFTVGIVDDVTNLSLEIGKKISLSDDSAIECLFYGLGADGTVGANKNSIKIIGDNTDLYAQAYFAYDSKKSGGYTRSHLRFGKKPIRSTYLVSNPHFVACSVASYLEIYDVIDGVRENGTFLLNSIWDADETVKRLPNRVKKILADRDVNFFIINATKLARDIGLGGRTNTIMQSAFFKLANIIPFEDARKYMKEFAKKSYGNKGEAIVNMNYRAIDEGSDALIKVEVDSSWSNLDPKDEKEDKYIGNDFIENVVKPINAARGDSLPVSAFIGYEDGNFSQGTTQYEKRGIGVTVPMWKEENCIQCNQCVFVCPHSVIRAFLLDEDEVLKAPNNLKEHLLDAKGKELKELKYKIQVSPLDCTGCELCAINCPSKEKSLVMVPLQDELDRGEQENADYLFKKATYKDDLMNKESVKGIGFSESLFEFHGACPGCGETPYINLVTRLFGDHTIIANATGCSSIYGGSAPSMPYKKNKDGKGVAWANSLFEDNAEFGMGMKVATDTIRHRIQNIMLDSKDEVPNSIAAYYNDWIEHREDAKISAEIREKLIPLLEQNLDKKGVKELLSLKDYLSKKSQWIIGGDGWAYDIGFGGLDHVLACGENVNVLVLDTEVYSNTGGQSSKASRAGSIAQFTSAGKPAQHKDLGMMMMSYGNVFVAQINSNASQAATLKAIVAAESYPGASLIIAYSPCIAHGIKGGLSGSGNQAELATKCGYWPTYTYDPRLISEGKNPLKITSKEPDWDLYEEFLSKEVRYSALKKLDPIRANDLYAKNKSDAMRQYRQLKRLANADFSDEIEN; translated from the coding sequence ATGAGTAAAATAATGAAAACAATGGATGGCAACGAAGCAGCAGCATACGCGGCTTATGCTTTTACTGAAGTTGCTGGAATCTATCCTATTACGCCTAGTTCACCTATGGCGGACTATACAGATATATGGGCGTCTCAAGGCAAGAAAAACCTTTTTGGTATGCCTGTTAAGGTTGTTGAGATGCAAAGCGAAGCTGGAGCTGCTGGGGCTGTGCATGGTTCACTTCAAGTTGGTGCTTTAACTACTACTTATACAGCTTCTCAAGGACTTCTTTTAAAAATTCCAAATATGTACAAAATAGCTGGACAACTCCTTCCTGGAGTTATTCATGTAGCAGCACGCTCGCTAGCCTCACAAGCACTTTCTATATTTGGCGATCATCAAGATGTTTATGCATGTAGACAAACTGGATTTGCAATGCTTGCAAGTGATTGTGTTCAAGAAGTTATGGATTTAGCAGGCATTGCTCACCTTGCAGCTATTAAAGGGCGAGTGCCATTTTTACACTTTTTTGATGGATTTAGAACAAGTCATGAAATTCAAAAAATAGAAGTTATGGATTATAAAGTTTTTGATAGACTATTAGATAAAGAAGCAGTCCAAAAATTTAGAGACGAGTCACTAAATCCAGAAAATCCTAAAACCCGCGGCACCGCACAAAATGATGATATATATTTTCAAACAAGAGAGCTTCCAAACCGCTTTTATAACGCTATTCCTGATATTGTAGCTGATTATATGAAAGAGATTTCAAAAGTTACTGGTAGGGATTATAAGCCTTTTAACTACTATGGCGATCCAGAAGCCACCAGAGTTATCGTAGCAATGGGTTCTGTTAATCAAACTCTTGAAGAGGTGGTTGAGTATCTAAATAAAAAAGGCGAAAAGGTTGGTATTATTAAGGTTCATCTTTATAGACCATTTAGTTTAAAATATCTTTTTGATGTTGTTCCAAAAAGTGTAGAAAAAATAGCAGTTTTAGACAGGACAAAAGAGCCAGGTAGCCTTGGAGAGCCACTATATCTTGATATAAAAGCTGCATTTTATGGCAAAGATAACGCCCCACTTATCATAGGTGGTAGATATGGTTTAAGCTCAAAAGATGTTGATCCTGCACAGATGATAGCAGTATTTGATGAGCTTAAAAAAGAAAATCCTAAAAATGGCTTTACTGTTGGTATAGTAGATGATGTGACAAATTTATCACTTGAGATTGGCAAGAAAATTTCACTATCTGATGACAGTGCTATTGAGTGCTTATTTTACGGACTTGGTGCAGACGGTACAGTTGGAGCAAATAAAAACTCTATAAAAATCATCGGAGATAACACCGATCTTTACGCACAAGCTTACTTTGCTTATGATAGCAAAAAGTCAGGCGGATATACAAGAAGCCATTTAAGATTTGGTAAAAAGCCGATTCGCTCAACTTATCTTGTATCAAACCCACATTTTGTAGCCTGTTCTGTAGCATCATATCTTGAAATTTATGATGTGATTGATGGTGTTAGAGAGAATGGAACTTTTCTTTTAAACTCCATTTGGGACGCAGATGAGACCGTAAAAAGACTTCCAAACAGAGTTAAAAAAATCCTAGCTGATAGAGATGTAAATTTCTTTATCATTAACGCTACTAAATTAGCACGAGATATTGGATTAGGTGGTAGAACAAATACCATTATGCAATCAGCCTTTTTTAAACTAGCAAATATCATACCTTTTGAAGATGCAAGAAAATATATGAAAGAATTTGCTAAAAAAAGCTATGGAAACAAGGGCGAAGCTATTGTAAATATGAACTACAGAGCAATTGATGAAGGATCTGATGCACTTATAAAGGTTGAAGTTGATTCTTCTTGGTCAAATTTAGATCCAAAAGATGAAAAAGAAGATAAATATATAGGAAATGACTTTATAGAAAATGTCGTTAAGCCTATAAATGCTGCTCGTGGCGATAGTTTGCCAGTATCAGCATTTATAGGATATGAAGATGGAAATTTTAGTCAAGGAACCACACAGTATGAAAAACGAGGAATTGGCGTAACTGTGCCTATGTGGAAAGAAGAGAACTGTATCCAGTGTAATCAATGTGTTTTTGTCTGCCCTCACTCAGTTATTAGGGCTTTTTTGCTTGATGAAGATGAGGTATTAAAGGCTCCAAATAATTTAAAAGAACACTTGCTTGATGCAAAAGGTAAAGAGCTAAAAGAGTTAAAATATAAAATACAAGTTAGCCCTCTTGATTGTACAGGTTGTGAGCTTTGTGCTATAAACTGTCCAAGTAAAGAGAAGTCTTTAGTTATGGTTCCTTTGCAAGATGAACTAGATAGAGGTGAACAAGAAAACGCTGATTATCTATTTAAAAAAGCAACTTATAAAGATGATCTTATGAATAAAGAAAGCGTTAAAGGCATAGGCTTTAGTGAGTCACTTTTTGAATTTCATGGTGCATGTCCTGGTTGTGGCGAGACACCATATATAAATTTAGTCACAAGACTTTTTGGAGATCATACAATTATCGCAAATGCAACTGGATGTAGCTCTATTTATGGTGGGTCAGCACCATCAATGCCATATAAGAAAAATAAAGACGGCAAAGGTGTAGCGTGGGCAAATTCGCTTTTTGAAGATAATGCTGAGTTTGGTATGGGTATGAAAGTAGCAACCGATACTATTAGGCATAGAATACAAAACATTATGCTTGATAGCAAAGATGAAGTGCCAAATTCTATAGCGGCATACTATAATGACTGGATAGAACATAGAGAAGACGCTAAAATTTCAGCTGAGATTAGGGAAAAACTCATTCCGCTTTTAGAGCAAAATTTAGATAAAAAAGGCGTAAAAGAGCTTTTAAGTCTTAAAGACTATCTATCAAAAAAATCTCAGTGGATAATTGGTGGAGATGGCTGGGCGTATGATATCGGTTTTGGTGGATTAGATCATGTTTTAGCATGTGGAGAAAATGTAAATGTTTTGGTTTTAGATACTGAAGTTTACTCAAACACAGGCGGACAAAGCTCAAAAGCAAGTAGAGCTGGCTCAATCGCTCAGTTTACTTCTGCTGGCAAACCAGCCCAGCATAAAGATCTTGGAATGATGATGATGAGTTATGGAAATGTTTTTGTAGCTCAGATTAACTCAAATGCATCTCAAGCAGCAACTCTTAAAGCTATTGTAGCAGCTGAGAGTTACCCAGGAGCTAGTCTTATCATAGCTTATAGTCCATGCATTGCTCATGGTATAAAGGGTGGTTTAAGTGGTTCTGGAAATCAAGCAGAACTTGCTACAAAATGTGGGTATTGGCCAACATATACATATGATCCGCGTTTGATATCTGAAGGAAAAAACCCACTTAAGATTACTTCAAAAGAGCCTGATTGGGATCTTTATGAGGAATTTTTGTCTAAAGAAGTAAGATATAGTGCTCTTAAAAAACTTGATCCTATAAGAGCAAATGATCTTTATGCTAAAAATAAATCTGATGCTATGAGGCAGTATAGGCAGTTAAAAAGACTTGCAAACGCTGATTTTAGTGATGAGATAGAAAATTAA
- a CDS encoding HAD family hydrolase yields the protein MTKTILFDLDGTLIDSTFAIIEGFREAFLKFSLKYPGDELVKKQIGHPLDLIFKNLGVTKDIDELINVYKKRYGEIYLDTTTLLPNAKNAIIQANKFADLGVVTTKTSKYSKLILDKHEVLSYFGTVVGRDDVINPKPSPEPVRKALKNLGKSTENAFMIGDTKMDLISAKNAGIIAIGLSCGYGAIESLKANTKYIFDNSLDAVEFIKTFNS from the coding sequence ATGACAAAAACCATACTATTTGATTTGGATGGAACTTTAATAGATTCAACTTTCGCTATTATAGAAGGCTTTAGAGAGGCTTTTTTAAAATTCTCTCTTAAATATCCAGGAGATGAGTTAGTAAAAAAGCAAATTGGTCATCCACTTGATTTGATTTTTAAAAATTTAGGTGTTACTAAAGATATCGATGAGCTCATAAATGTTTATAAAAAAAGATATGGCGAAATTTATCTAGATACAACTACTCTCTTGCCAAATGCTAAAAATGCTATTATACAAGCTAACAAATTTGCTGATTTAGGCGTAGTTACTACTAAAACTAGCAAGTATTCAAAACTTATACTTGATAAACATGAAGTATTAAGCTATTTTGGTACTGTTGTTGGTAGAGACGATGTTATAAATCCAAAACCAAGCCCAGAACCAGTGCGAAAAGCTTTAAAAAATTTAGGAAAATCTACTGAAAATGCTTTTATGATAGGAGATACGAAAATGGATCTTATCTCTGCTAAAAATGCTGGTATTATCGCAATTGGCTTATCTTGTGGTTATGGTGCAATAGAGTCTTTGAAAGCAAACACAAAATATATTTTTGATAACTCGCTTGATGCGGTAGAATTTATAAAAACATTTAATTCGTAA
- a CDS encoding OmpA family protein, translating into MKKILLALSLCAATALVANEDNYHWQFTPVIGGTSFDSDFDLKDEMFFGARIAKNFEEGSFFDHLEFGYDRVNGADVKGKGKGDMDMNLYHLSLIKNFDVNDDFKFYGLIGGGYLDGKGNGSYADGTKVDDYDSGFAQVGLGAKYYVTDNFHLRLEAKDVIAFEDETTHNLFYSLGFGVDFGSRTPAVVPVVAVPIGDEDGDGVPDNLDRCPGTPAGTVVDENGCEKIIRLDVNSLKFGFDSTKIKPESKHIVREISDFVADKPNYAIRLEGHTDSTGDATYNQGLSERRAAAVKDVLVELGVDANKITTQGYGETQPVATNSTKEGRAQNRRVDAKFRK; encoded by the coding sequence ATGAAAAAGATTTTACTTGCACTAAGTTTATGTGCAGCGACAGCTTTAGTAGCTAATGAAGACAACTATCATTGGCAATTTACTCCAGTTATCGGTGGAACATCATTTGATAGCGATTTTGATCTAAAGGACGAGATGTTTTTTGGTGCTAGAATAGCTAAAAACTTTGAAGAGGGTTCATTTTTTGATCACCTAGAATTTGGTTATGATAGAGTAAATGGTGCTGATGTTAAAGGCAAAGGTAAGGGCGATATGGATATGAATCTTTATCACTTAAGCTTAATCAAAAACTTTGATGTTAATGATGACTTTAAATTCTATGGTTTAATCGGTGGTGGTTATTTAGATGGAAAAGGTAATGGCAGTTATGCTGATGGTACAAAAGTTGATGATTATGATTCAGGTTTTGCTCAAGTTGGCTTAGGTGCTAAATACTATGTTACAGATAATTTTCATTTAAGACTAGAGGCAAAAGATGTTATCGCATTTGAAGATGAAACAACTCATAACCTATTCTATTCATTAGGATTTGGTGTTGATTTTGGAAGCAGAACTCCAGCAGTTGTTCCAGTAGTTGCTGTTCCAATAGGTGATGAAGATGGAGATGGTGTTCCAGATAATCTAGATAGATGTCCAGGAACTCCAGCAGGTACAGTTGTAGATGAAAACGGTTGTGAAAAAATCATCAGACTTGATGTTAACTCGCTAAAATTTGGTTTTGATAGCACTAAAATTAAGCCAGAGTCAAAACACATAGTTAGAGAGATTTCTGATTTTGTAGCTGATAAACCAAACTATGCTATAAGACTAGAGGGTCATACTGATAGTACAGGTGATGCAACATATAACCAAGGACTATCAGAAAGAAGAGCAGCAGCTGTTAAAGATGTTCTAGTTGAACTAGGTGTTGATGCTAATAAAATCACAACACAAGGTTATGGTGAGACTCAACCAGTTGCTACAAATAGCACAAAAGAAGGACGCGCTCAAAACAGAAGAGTTGACGCTAAATTTAGAAAATAA
- the rpsI gene encoding 30S ribosomal protein S9, which translates to MATVYATGKRKTAIAKVWVKPGSGKITVNGLDLNSWLGGHEAAKLKVIEPLLVTKQETSMDIKAITLGGGFNAQAEAVRHGISKALSAMDADFKAALKPKGLLTRDSRVVERKKFGRRKARRSPQFSKR; encoded by the coding sequence ATGGCGACAGTTTACGCAACAGGAAAAAGAAAAACAGCAATAGCTAAAGTATGGGTAAAACCAGGAAGTGGCAAGATTACAGTAAATGGACTTGATTTAAACTCATGGTTAGGTGGACACGAAGCTGCTAAATTAAAAGTTATTGAGCCGCTTCTTGTTACAAAACAAGAAACTTCTATGGATATTAAAGCTATCACTTTAGGTGGTGGTTTTAATGCTCAAGCTGAAGCAGTAAGACATGGAATTTCAAAAGCTTTATCAGCAATGGATGCTGATTTTAAAGCAGCTCTTAAACCAAAAGGTTTACTAACAAGAGATAGTAGAGTAGTTGAAAGAAAGAAATTTGGTAGAAGAAAGGCTAGAAGAAGCCCACAATTCTCAAAAAGATAG
- the rplM gene encoding 50S ribosomal protein L13 gives MTKSIRANEVERDWVVIDATDKVFGRMITEVATLLRGKHKPTYTPNVDCGDYVIIINASKARYTGLNKGSDKLYHRHSGYFGSVKSEKFEDLLKNNPVKLYKLAVRGMLPKTKLGREMIKKLKVYEGSEHPHTAQVNKGK, from the coding sequence ATGACAAAGAGCATTAGAGCAAACGAAGTCGAGAGAGACTGGGTTGTAATAGATGCAACTGATAAGGTTTTTGGTAGAATGATAACCGAAGTTGCAACTCTTCTAAGAGGTAAACATAAACCAACTTATACGCCAAATGTTGATTGTGGTGATTATGTTATCATCATTAATGCATCAAAAGCAAGATATACAGGACTTAATAAAGGAAGTGATAAGCTATATCACAGACATTCAGGTTATTTTGGAAGCGTAAAGAGTGAGAAATTTGAAGATCTTCTAAAAAATAATCCAGTAAAACTATATAAGCTTGCAGTTAGAGGAATGCTGCCAAAAACTAAACTTGGTAGAGAGATGATTAAAAAACTTAAAGTGTATGAAGGTAGCGAACATCCACATACAGCTCAAGTAAATAAAGGAAAATAA